A part of Streptomyces sp. NBC_01235 genomic DNA contains:
- a CDS encoding alpha/beta hydrolase — MSDVVEPVTPVLEPAAQSFVEATANPPFLFDLPPAEGRKAVDEVQSGEIDKPAVDEEWVTVTGGPTGSVRARIVRPAGAEGALPVVLYIHGAGWVFGNAHTHDRLVRELAVGAGAAVVFPEYDLSPEVRYPVAIEQNFAVARWIVEEGASKGLDATRIAVAGDSVGGNMAAALTLMAKERGGVPLVQQVLFYPVTDASFDTGSYHQFATGYFLRRDGMQWFWDQYTTDEGERAQITASPLRATTEQLTGLPPALVITGEADVLRDEGEAYANKLRAAGVPVTAVRFQGIIHDFVMLNALRSTYAAEAAITLAVGTLRDALHI, encoded by the coding sequence ATGTCCGACGTCGTCGAGCCGGTCACGCCGGTCCTTGAGCCCGCTGCCCAGTCCTTCGTAGAGGCGACGGCGAACCCGCCGTTCCTCTTCGACCTGCCTCCGGCGGAGGGGCGCAAGGCGGTCGACGAGGTGCAGTCGGGTGAGATCGACAAGCCCGCGGTCGACGAGGAGTGGGTCACCGTGACCGGTGGCCCCACGGGGAGTGTCCGGGCCCGGATCGTCAGGCCGGCCGGCGCGGAGGGTGCCCTGCCGGTGGTCCTGTACATCCATGGCGCGGGCTGGGTGTTCGGCAACGCGCACACCCATGACCGTCTGGTGCGCGAGCTCGCCGTCGGCGCCGGGGCCGCGGTGGTCTTCCCCGAGTACGACCTCTCGCCCGAGGTCCGTTACCCGGTCGCCATCGAGCAGAACTTCGCCGTCGCCCGGTGGATCGTCGAGGAGGGCGCCTCCAAGGGGCTGGACGCCACGCGTATCGCCGTCGCCGGTGACTCGGTCGGCGGGAACATGGCCGCCGCGCTGACGCTGATGGCCAAGGAGCGCGGTGGGGTGCCGCTGGTGCAGCAGGTGCTGTTCTACCCGGTCACCGACGCCAGTTTCGACACCGGTTCCTACCACCAGTTCGCCACCGGCTACTTCCTGCGCCGTGACGGCATGCAGTGGTTCTGGGACCAGTACACGACCGACGAGGGCGAACGCGCCCAGATCACCGCGTCCCCGCTGCGCGCCACCACCGAGCAGCTGACCGGTCTGCCGCCGGCGCTGGTGATCACGGGCGAGGCCGACGTCCTGCGCGACGAGGGCGAGGCCTACGCCAACAAGCTGCGCGCGGCCGGCGTCCCCGTCACCGCCGTGCGGTTCCAGGGCATCATCCACGACTTCGTGATGCTCAACGCCCTGCGCTCGACGTACGCCGCCGAAGCCGCCATCACCCTGGCCGTCGGCACCCTGCGCGACGCCCTGCACATCTGA